A genome region from Alicyclobacillus acidocaldarius subsp. acidocaldarius DSM 446 includes the following:
- a CDS encoding UDP-N-acetylmuramoyl-L-alanyl-D-glutamate--2,6-diaminopimelate ligase → MRLRQLFQPFVNFQVTNAENPDVVNITTDSRDVEPGSLFVAVRGHTVDGHRFARQAVERGAVAVMVEEPVAEVPASIPQVVVPDTRHWSALVADRLFGSPSRELRVIGVTGTNGKTTVTHIVRHLLDSTGRKAGLIGTVGAKLGQASWPLPNTTPEAVEVHRWLRRFVDAGATHAVMEVSSHALVERRAAGVSFACAAFTNLTQDHLDFHGTMERYAGAKALLFSRLGNGTGDDPARSVYAVINVDDPWSSVMAEASAAPILTYGIERAGDVRARDVRLSASGARFFVDSPAGAFEIETPLIGRFNVYNTLAAVAIALVEGLTPTEIQEGIRSYPSVPGRMERIDEGQPFSVFVDYAHTPDGLENVLASVREFAPARVLVVVGCGGDRDRTKRPKMAEVAVRLADRAIFTSDNPRSEDPVAILADMRGGVEPAYAHKVREEVDRRRAIEMAIAEAEPGDVVVIAGKGHEDYQIIGAEKRHFDDREEARRAIRARYGRN, encoded by the coding sequence TTGCGACTGAGACAACTGTTTCAGCCTTTCGTGAATTTTCAGGTGACCAACGCGGAGAATCCTGACGTCGTGAACATCACCACCGACTCGCGGGACGTGGAACCCGGCAGCCTGTTTGTGGCGGTGCGCGGCCACACGGTGGACGGACACCGGTTCGCCCGGCAGGCTGTGGAGCGCGGCGCCGTGGCGGTGATGGTGGAAGAGCCCGTCGCCGAGGTGCCCGCGTCGATTCCTCAGGTTGTAGTGCCGGACACGCGCCACTGGAGCGCGCTGGTCGCAGACAGGCTGTTTGGGAGCCCGTCGCGCGAGCTCCGGGTGATTGGGGTCACGGGCACCAACGGCAAGACCACGGTGACTCACATCGTGCGTCACTTGCTCGATTCGACAGGAAGAAAGGCTGGGCTCATCGGCACCGTCGGCGCCAAACTGGGCCAAGCCTCGTGGCCGCTTCCGAACACGACGCCTGAGGCCGTGGAGGTCCATCGATGGCTTCGCCGGTTCGTGGACGCGGGCGCCACGCACGCGGTGATGGAGGTGTCGTCGCACGCGCTCGTGGAGCGGCGGGCGGCGGGGGTGTCGTTCGCCTGCGCCGCGTTCACGAACTTGACACAAGATCACCTCGATTTTCACGGTACCATGGAACGGTATGCAGGCGCGAAGGCGCTCTTGTTCTCCCGCCTCGGCAACGGCACGGGGGACGATCCGGCCCGTTCTGTGTACGCGGTGATCAACGTGGACGATCCGTGGTCTTCGGTGATGGCCGAAGCGTCCGCCGCGCCCATCCTCACCTACGGGATCGAGCGCGCCGGGGACGTCAGGGCCCGGGACGTGCGGCTGTCGGCAAGTGGCGCGCGCTTCTTCGTGGATTCGCCCGCAGGCGCATTTGAGATTGAAACGCCGCTCATCGGCCGGTTCAACGTCTACAACACGCTGGCGGCCGTCGCCATCGCCCTCGTGGAGGGCCTCACGCCGACCGAGATCCAGGAGGGGATTCGCTCGTATCCAAGCGTGCCCGGGAGGATGGAGCGCATCGACGAGGGACAGCCGTTTTCGGTGTTTGTGGATTACGCCCACACGCCGGACGGCCTCGAGAACGTGCTCGCGTCGGTCCGCGAGTTCGCGCCCGCGCGCGTCTTGGTCGTGGTCGGTTGTGGGGGCGATCGCGACCGCACGAAGCGGCCCAAGATGGCGGAGGTCGCCGTGAGATTGGCGGATCGGGCCATCTTCACGAGCGACAACCCGCGGAGCGAGGACCCGGTCGCCATCCTCGCGGACATGCGCGGCGGCGTCGAACCGGCATATGCGCACAAGGTGCGCGAAGAGGTGGATCGCCGGCGGGCCATCGAGATGGCCATCGCGGAAGCGGAGCCCGGAGATGTCGTCGTGATCGCGGGCAAGGGACACGAGGACTACCAGATCATCGGCGCGGAGAAGCGCCACTTTGACGACCGCGAAGAAGCCCGCCGAGCCATACGCGCGCGGTACGGGCGGAACTAG
- the murD gene encoding UDP-N-acetylmuramoyl-L-alanine--D-glutamate ligase has product MNRVTPDTWLDSPGEALVVGLGKSGTAVASFLARRGFRVTATDERGLYPSDPAIAPLAALGVDLVLGGHPETLVGHPWQFVAKSPGIPYHQPFIAELIKAAHVIVTDVEIASWFERRPIYAITGSNGKTTTTTLVGEMLKASGYHPIVAGNIGTPVCDVVDQPGDLLVLEVSSFQLDGTHTFHPRGGALLNFYPAHLDYHGTYEAYQQAKWKLFANQTPDDVAILNWDQALVRDRAGELAARVRGFSLEGAPFDEGVGVIDGALVAVRGRERTPILPVDQVALPGRHNLQNAAAAAALALAAGASVEAVARVLATFQGVEHRLEFVREVSGVRYYNDSKATNPDAARQALRSFERGVVWIAGGLDRGISFDPLLPDISGRVRAAVLLGETKEKLREVLARAGVSTCAFAASMEEAVREASRMAEPGDVVLLSPACASWDMFPSYEVRGSMFKEAVHRL; this is encoded by the coding sequence GTGAACCGTGTCACACCTGATACCTGGTTGGATTCGCCGGGCGAGGCGCTCGTGGTGGGACTGGGCAAGAGCGGGACCGCCGTCGCCTCGTTCCTCGCTCGGCGCGGCTTTCGCGTGACCGCGACGGACGAGCGGGGCCTCTATCCGTCCGATCCGGCGATCGCGCCGCTCGCCGCGCTCGGCGTGGATCTGGTGCTCGGCGGGCACCCGGAGACGTTGGTCGGGCATCCGTGGCAGTTCGTGGCCAAAAGTCCCGGCATTCCGTATCATCAGCCTTTCATCGCCGAATTGATCAAGGCTGCGCACGTGATCGTGACGGACGTCGAGATCGCCTCATGGTTCGAGCGGAGGCCGATTTACGCCATCACGGGCTCCAACGGGAAAACCACGACCACGACGCTAGTGGGCGAGATGCTGAAAGCGTCCGGATATCACCCGATTGTCGCGGGCAACATCGGCACGCCGGTCTGCGACGTGGTGGACCAACCGGGCGATCTGTTGGTCCTCGAGGTGTCGAGCTTTCAACTGGATGGGACGCACACGTTTCACCCGCGGGGCGGTGCGCTGCTCAACTTCTATCCCGCTCATCTCGACTATCACGGCACCTATGAGGCGTACCAACAGGCGAAGTGGAAGCTGTTTGCGAACCAGACTCCGGACGACGTCGCGATTCTCAACTGGGATCAGGCGCTCGTGCGGGATCGAGCGGGCGAGCTGGCGGCCCGCGTGCGCGGTTTCAGCCTGGAGGGTGCTCCGTTTGACGAAGGCGTGGGCGTGATCGACGGAGCGCTTGTCGCCGTGCGCGGGCGGGAGCGCACGCCCATTCTGCCGGTGGACCAGGTGGCTCTGCCGGGCCGGCACAATCTGCAAAACGCGGCGGCGGCAGCGGCTTTGGCGCTCGCGGCCGGAGCGTCCGTGGAAGCTGTCGCGCGCGTGCTCGCGACGTTCCAAGGCGTCGAGCACAGGCTCGAGTTTGTGCGCGAGGTGTCCGGCGTGCGGTATTACAATGATTCGAAGGCCACGAATCCGGACGCCGCGCGACAGGCGCTCAGATCGTTTGAGCGCGGCGTCGTGTGGATCGCTGGCGGTCTCGACCGCGGGATTTCGTTCGATCCGCTTTTGCCCGATATCTCGGGGCGCGTCCGAGCCGCGGTCTTGCTCGGGGAGACCAAGGAGAAGCTGAGGGAAGTGCTCGCCCGAGCGGGCGTGTCCACGTGCGCCTTCGCTGCATCGATGGAGGAGGCCGTGCGCGAGGCCAGCCGAATGGCGGAGCCGGGCGACGTGGTCCTGCTTTCGCCGGCCTGCGCCAGCTGGGATATGTTCCCTTCCTACGAGGTGCGGGGCAGCATGTTCAAAGAGGCCGTGCATAGACTGTAG
- a CDS encoding septum formation initiator family protein, producing MSAVQQELRTRREAWGHTTPGRERDAREAERRAARRRLWNRVSFALCCIVSFAAVWWVAAKGAEIYELNDQHAKLQAAIAAQQAVNANLQMQVSELEQPAHILDVAINKLHMVYKNPVMIPTQGNGE from the coding sequence ATGTCTGCCGTGCAACAGGAACTTCGCACGCGTCGCGAGGCGTGGGGGCACACGACGCCGGGGCGTGAACGGGATGCGCGAGAGGCGGAGCGGCGCGCCGCCCGCCGGCGCCTATGGAACCGGGTGAGCTTTGCTTTGTGCTGCATCGTCAGCTTCGCCGCCGTATGGTGGGTTGCCGCCAAGGGAGCCGAGATCTACGAGTTGAACGATCAGCACGCCAAGCTCCAGGCGGCCATCGCAGCGCAGCAGGCGGTGAACGCCAATCTTCAGATGCAGGTGTCGGAGCTTGAACAACCCGCGCACATTCTGGATGTCGCCATCAACAAGCTGCACATGGTCTACAAAAACCCGGTGATGATTCCAACGCAGGGGAACGGCGAGTGA
- the murG gene encoding undecaprenyldiphospho-muramoylpentapeptide beta-N-acetylglucosaminyltransferase: MKVLLTGGGTGGHIFPALSLWRHLKARVTDAEFLYVGTERGLESRLVPEAGLAFVSVPAAGLRRELSLDAVRTLATTYRGYREALRILRDFRPDVAVGTGGFVSLPVMYAATQLGVASVIWEGNARPGLTNQLLMRRVDAVAVCFPESEALFPRAKRVVFTGNPRASEVVEVSAADKRRALDQYRILRGQRVILIVFGSRGSETANRVVAEMLPRFADRPEWRVLFVTGERHFETIRTQVGPLPRNVTLHPFISDMPALLSHVDLMVSRAGSSTLAEICALGVASILVPSPYVTANHQEENAMQLARAGAARVVREADLTPEVLWNEICGMLQGDLAEVRERARSFGRPDAVRRLGDLVLEVAGKRRT; this comes from the coding sequence ATGAAGGTGTTGTTGACGGGTGGGGGCACGGGCGGCCACATCTTCCCCGCCCTTTCGCTTTGGCGCCACTTGAAGGCCCGCGTGACGGACGCGGAGTTTCTGTACGTAGGCACGGAGCGAGGGCTGGAAAGCCGCCTCGTGCCGGAGGCCGGTCTCGCCTTTGTCTCCGTTCCCGCGGCGGGACTTCGGCGAGAACTGTCTCTGGACGCCGTTCGCACGCTTGCCACCACGTACCGGGGATATCGGGAAGCGCTCCGCATCCTGCGCGACTTTCGACCGGATGTCGCGGTCGGCACGGGGGGCTTCGTGTCGCTTCCTGTGATGTATGCCGCGACCCAACTCGGCGTGGCCTCGGTGATCTGGGAGGGCAACGCGCGGCCCGGGCTCACCAATCAGCTGCTGATGCGGCGCGTGGACGCGGTGGCCGTGTGCTTCCCGGAGAGCGAAGCGCTCTTCCCGCGCGCCAAGCGCGTGGTGTTCACGGGCAATCCGCGCGCGAGCGAGGTGGTGGAGGTCTCCGCGGCGGACAAGCGGAGGGCGCTCGATCAGTATCGAATTCTGCGCGGTCAGCGCGTCATTCTCATCGTGTTTGGCAGCCGCGGCTCGGAGACCGCCAATCGGGTGGTGGCAGAGATGCTTCCGCGTTTCGCAGATCGTCCCGAGTGGCGTGTGCTGTTCGTGACGGGCGAGCGCCATTTTGAGACCATTCGAACGCAGGTGGGGCCACTGCCTCGGAATGTCACGCTCCATCCCTTCATTTCGGACATGCCCGCGCTTTTGTCTCACGTCGATCTCATGGTGAGCCGGGCCGGATCGAGCACACTCGCGGAGATCTGCGCGCTCGGCGTCGCGTCCATCCTGGTTCCGAGCCCGTACGTGACGGCGAATCACCAGGAGGAAAACGCGATGCAGCTTGCCCGCGCGGGCGCCGCCCGAGTGGTCCGAGAAGCGGATCTCACGCCGGAAGTCCTTTGGAACGAGATCTGCGGCATGCTTCAGGGCGATCTCGCCGAAGTTCGGGAGCGGGCGCGGAGCTTTGGCCGGCCGGACGCCGTCAGGCGGCTGGGCGATCTCGTCCTCGAAGTGGCGGGAAAGCGTCGCACCTAG
- a CDS encoding stage V sporulation protein D gives MRVTPGLMRRRLVMLLFGLFAAIGALIGRLAYVQGWQATWLSNLAKQSWDRTVPLSGIRGSILASDGQPLTYTASAPTLVAVPSQIKDKAGTAAKLAPILHMSVDSVLRQISQRELMVYIRPGGRQMSEEQANTVRKLELPGIYLTEDGKRAYPYGSLAAQVLGITGYDNVGLTGLEKQYNSVLSGKKGGITFYAKANGELIPGEGQSVVEPTDGDDIKTTLNLQIQQFVEREIEQAVAAYHPDSVTAIVENPKTGAILAMANYPTFNPADWRSADPSTYNRNLAIWQTFEPGSTFKIVTLAAALQENKVNLNDRFYDPGYYEVAGHRIRCWKAGGHGSESFLNVVENSCNPGFIALGERLGKEALFSYIRAFGFGQKTGIDLPGEGNGILFKLSQVGPLELATTAFGQGVSVTPIQQVMAVGAVANGGKLMKPYLVSEIIDPDTGRVVSVTKPTVVRQVISPQVAAEVRAALESVVANGSGTRAYRDGYRIAGKTGTAQVAKNGRYEPGHYIVSFIGMAPANDPALVCYVAIDNPHPEHGIVFGGVIAAPIVGNILDDGLRELGVPPQTQGLKKKYRYPEAPPVTVPNFVGLTMKEAQNLALQNSANLRVQVLGQGDVIIAQAPAGGAQVEPGSIIRLYRGQKAPSGNQVAAFALGG, from the coding sequence GTGCGCGTGACTCCTGGACTCATGAGGCGGCGGCTGGTCATGCTTCTCTTTGGGCTGTTTGCGGCCATCGGCGCGCTCATCGGCCGGCTCGCCTATGTGCAGGGCTGGCAGGCCACGTGGCTCTCGAACCTGGCGAAGCAGTCGTGGGATCGCACCGTGCCGCTGTCCGGCATCCGCGGGAGCATTCTGGCGAGCGACGGGCAGCCGCTGACGTACACGGCGAGCGCACCCACCCTTGTGGCGGTGCCAAGCCAGATCAAGGACAAAGCGGGCACGGCCGCCAAGCTGGCGCCCATCCTGCACATGAGCGTGGACAGCGTGCTGCGCCAGATTTCCCAGCGGGAGCTCATGGTCTACATCCGCCCGGGAGGGCGCCAGATGTCGGAGGAGCAGGCGAACACCGTCCGCAAACTGGAGTTGCCGGGTATCTACCTCACGGAGGACGGCAAGCGGGCGTACCCGTACGGATCGCTCGCGGCGCAGGTGCTCGGCATCACCGGCTATGACAACGTCGGACTCACGGGGCTCGAGAAGCAGTACAACAGTGTGTTGAGCGGCAAAAAGGGAGGCATCACGTTTTACGCCAAGGCGAACGGGGAGCTGATTCCAGGCGAGGGTCAGTCGGTGGTCGAACCCACGGACGGCGACGACATCAAGACCACTCTCAACCTTCAAATTCAGCAGTTCGTCGAGCGCGAGATCGAGCAGGCGGTGGCAGCGTATCATCCGGATTCCGTCACCGCCATTGTCGAAAACCCGAAGACGGGTGCCATTCTCGCGATGGCGAACTACCCCACGTTCAATCCCGCGGACTGGCGCTCGGCCGATCCGTCGACCTACAACCGCAACCTGGCCATCTGGCAGACCTTTGAGCCCGGATCCACGTTCAAGATTGTGACGCTGGCCGCGGCGCTGCAGGAAAACAAGGTGAACTTGAACGACCGATTCTACGATCCCGGCTACTATGAAGTCGCGGGGCACCGCATTCGCTGCTGGAAGGCGGGCGGACATGGGTCCGAGTCGTTCCTGAACGTGGTGGAGAACTCGTGCAACCCAGGGTTCATCGCCCTCGGCGAGCGATTGGGCAAGGAAGCGCTGTTCTCGTACATTCGCGCGTTTGGATTCGGGCAAAAGACCGGGATCGATCTTCCCGGAGAAGGCAACGGGATCCTGTTCAAGTTGAGCCAAGTCGGCCCGCTGGAGTTGGCCACCACGGCCTTCGGCCAGGGCGTGTCGGTCACGCCCATTCAGCAGGTGATGGCTGTGGGCGCCGTGGCGAACGGCGGCAAGCTGATGAAGCCGTATCTCGTGTCCGAAATCATCGATCCGGATACGGGCCGCGTGGTCTCGGTAACCAAGCCGACGGTTGTCCGCCAGGTCATCTCGCCGCAAGTGGCGGCGGAGGTGCGCGCCGCCCTCGAGAGCGTGGTGGCGAACGGAAGTGGTACCAGGGCGTATCGCGACGGCTACCGGATCGCCGGAAAGACCGGTACGGCGCAGGTGGCGAAAAACGGGCGGTACGAGCCGGGGCATTACATCGTCTCCTTCATCGGCATGGCGCCAGCCAACGATCCGGCCCTCGTCTGCTACGTCGCCATTGACAACCCTCATCCGGAGCACGGGATCGTGTTTGGCGGCGTCATTGCCGCGCCGATTGTCGGAAACATTTTGGACGACGGGTTGCGCGAGCTCGGCGTGCCTCCGCAGACGCAGGGGCTCAAGAAGAAGTACCGGTACCCCGAGGCGCCGCCCGTGACGGTTCCGAATTTTGTGGGGCTCACGATGAAGGAGGCGCAGAACCTGGCGCTGCAGAATTCCGCGAACCTGAGGGTGCAGGTGCTGGGGCAGGGGGACGTGATCATCGCGCAGGCTCCGGCAGGAGGCGCGCAGGTGGAACCGGGATCGATCATCCGCCTCTACCGCGGGCAGAAGGCGCCATCCGGAAACCAGGTGGCGGCCTTCGCGCTCGGAGGTTGA
- a CDS encoding penicillin-binding transpeptidase domain-containing protein — MNRGGRRTGRQSSWKRPKRRLWALQLAMVATLGAVVWRIYDVQRVYGGTLKHDAAKVIDVTEPLLAPRGAILDAEGNRLAYDVPAYYVDIELQPIRPYADEAARILAPILGTNASDLAALLSKQAAWIQLPTPVEAIVKSKLEAAFAAHAWAPDDRRTAWSNCVTFTPTELRVYPYGDFASNAIGYVVKGVGESGVELEMNSYLAGQNGLISYEQDPTGVPIPGSVKIVKAPKAGDNVQLTIDDTIQGYVEDQMDALVQKYHPLHAAIVVSDPQTGAILAMSSWPSFNPNQYWKASLEALSSNWAVSSAFEPGSTFKPFVLAAALATHSINLYDTFQSGQITIDGRTIHDWNYVGFGVLTYQQALEESSNVGFARIAMALGWPNLDKYLRLFGFTQPTGIDLPNEATSILFPPSEQGQLELATAGFGQGIAVTPMQQIMAMDAIANGGRLLRPYIISKVISPSGKVIQENRPTLIRQGFLPESVIQEVRDTMVLDVSDSKHGIDTGAAIPGYEVAGKTGTAQIVDPATGAYYQNKFETSFIGFVPAQDPKVVVYVTVYDPQVAPDEAWGSTVAIPIARAIMQECLNYYHIPPTGALKSLQTEPGQGQVAYVETPNLVGMSQAEAEAALAQDGLQGMFAGSSGVIERQWPAPGVEVPRGSKLYALLANHQSAAFPMPDLTGLTLRDAANLLAAMGLDVATSGSGYVVGQSIPPGARVKAGETVEIRLSPKG; from the coding sequence ATGAATCGAGGTGGCAGGCGAACGGGCAGGCAAAGCAGTTGGAAGCGTCCGAAACGACGGCTCTGGGCGCTCCAGCTGGCGATGGTGGCGACGCTCGGCGCCGTGGTCTGGCGCATTTACGACGTGCAGCGGGTGTACGGCGGAACGCTGAAACACGACGCCGCCAAGGTCATCGACGTGACCGAACCCCTTCTGGCACCCCGGGGAGCCATTTTGGACGCAGAGGGCAATCGCCTCGCCTACGATGTCCCGGCCTATTACGTCGACATCGAACTCCAGCCCATTCGTCCGTACGCAGATGAAGCCGCTCGGATTCTCGCGCCCATCTTGGGGACAAACGCGTCCGATCTCGCCGCGCTCCTGTCCAAGCAAGCCGCCTGGATTCAACTGCCTACGCCTGTGGAAGCCATCGTGAAATCGAAGCTCGAGGCGGCTTTCGCCGCGCACGCTTGGGCACCGGATGATCGCCGCACGGCGTGGTCGAACTGCGTGACGTTCACGCCGACGGAGTTGCGCGTGTATCCGTACGGCGATTTCGCGTCCAACGCCATCGGGTACGTGGTCAAGGGCGTGGGCGAAAGCGGCGTGGAGCTCGAGATGAATTCCTACTTGGCCGGCCAGAACGGGCTCATTTCGTACGAGCAGGATCCGACGGGCGTACCCATCCCGGGCAGCGTGAAGATCGTGAAAGCCCCCAAGGCCGGTGACAACGTCCAGTTGACCATCGACGACACCATCCAGGGCTACGTCGAAGATCAGATGGACGCGCTCGTGCAGAAGTATCACCCACTCCATGCGGCCATCGTGGTGTCTGACCCACAGACGGGCGCGATTCTCGCGATGTCGAGCTGGCCCAGCTTCAATCCCAACCAGTATTGGAAGGCGAGCCTCGAGGCGCTCTCCTCCAACTGGGCTGTGTCCAGCGCGTTCGAGCCGGGATCGACGTTCAAACCGTTTGTGCTTGCGGCCGCGCTGGCGACGCATTCTATCAACCTGTACGACACGTTTCAGTCGGGGCAAATCACGATCGACGGCCGCACGATTCATGACTGGAACTACGTGGGGTTCGGCGTGCTGACCTATCAGCAGGCGCTGGAAGAGTCGTCGAACGTCGGCTTTGCGCGGATTGCGATGGCGCTGGGATGGCCCAATCTGGACAAATATCTGCGGTTGTTTGGTTTCACGCAGCCCACGGGGATCGATCTTCCGAACGAAGCGACGTCCATCCTGTTTCCTCCGTCTGAGCAGGGGCAGCTCGAGTTGGCGACGGCGGGGTTCGGGCAGGGCATCGCGGTGACGCCCATGCAGCAGATCATGGCCATGGACGCGATTGCCAACGGCGGGCGACTGCTGCGACCGTACATCATCAGCAAGGTGATCTCGCCATCGGGCAAGGTGATCCAGGAGAATCGCCCGACGTTGATTCGCCAAGGGTTTCTGCCGGAGAGCGTCATTCAAGAGGTTCGGGACACGATGGTTCTCGACGTTTCCGATTCCAAGCACGGCATTGATACGGGGGCTGCGATTCCGGGCTACGAGGTGGCCGGAAAGACGGGCACCGCGCAGATTGTGGATCCTGCGACAGGCGCGTACTACCAAAACAAGTTCGAGACCTCCTTCATCGGATTTGTGCCGGCGCAAGATCCCAAGGTTGTGGTGTACGTCACGGTGTACGATCCGCAGGTGGCGCCGGACGAAGCGTGGGGAAGCACGGTGGCCATTCCCATCGCTCGGGCGATCATGCAGGAGTGCCTGAACTACTATCACATTCCTCCGACAGGTGCCCTGAAGTCCCTTCAGACCGAGCCAGGGCAGGGACAAGTGGCCTACGTGGAGACGCCGAATCTGGTCGGGATGTCGCAGGCGGAGGCGGAGGCTGCGCTCGCACAGGACGGCCTTCAAGGGATGTTCGCCGGGTCGAGCGGCGTGATCGAGCGACAATGGCCAGCGCCCGGCGTGGAGGTGCCGCGGGGCTCGAAGCTGTACGCGTTGCTCGCCAATCACCAGTCGGCCGCGTTTCCCATGCCGGATCTGACAGGTCTGACGCTTCGGGACGCGGCCAATCTGCTCGCCGCGATGGGGCTTGACGTCGCGACGTCGGGGTCGGGCTACGTGGTGGGTCAGTCCATTCCCCCGGGTGCACGCGTGAAGGCGGGGGAGACCGTCGAGATTCGGTTGTCTCCCAAGGGCTGA
- the spoVE gene encoding stage V sporulation protein E — MSASPKQAPGSPDFTLIGVILLLLAFGVTMVHSASSVISATRFQDAFYFSKRQLIWALMGVGLMIWLSRIDYHVWRKHAPKIALASYALLVLVLVVGVNRGGSKAWLGIGSLGIQPSEFAKLGLVMFLAHLLAESKDRMHSFWRGFVPPMGLALVAVGLIMLEPDLGQSVVIMGTTLIMLFVAGTRWSHLASLFGAGVVGFAGLVAIAPYRMDRIYAFLDPWKYPLGKGYQIIQSLYALGSGGILGLGLGHSRQKFLYLPEPQTDFIFSIVGEELGLLGTVSVLLLFAVLIWRGIRTALYAPDDFGTLLATGITGMIAVQVLINIGVVTGSIPATGITLPFISYGGSSLTLLLSGVGILLNISKQAGMVE, encoded by the coding sequence ATGTCGGCGTCTCCGAAACAGGCGCCGGGGTCGCCTGACTTCACGCTGATCGGCGTCATCTTGCTTCTGCTCGCGTTTGGCGTGACGATGGTGCACAGCGCTTCGTCGGTCATCTCAGCGACGCGATTTCAGGATGCCTTCTATTTCTCCAAGCGGCAGCTCATCTGGGCCCTGATGGGCGTCGGCCTGATGATCTGGCTCTCGCGCATCGACTACCACGTGTGGCGCAAGCATGCGCCCAAGATTGCGCTGGCGAGCTATGCGCTCTTGGTCCTCGTCCTGGTGGTGGGCGTCAACCGCGGCGGATCGAAAGCGTGGCTCGGCATCGGTTCACTCGGGATTCAGCCGTCCGAGTTCGCGAAGCTCGGTCTCGTCATGTTTCTCGCGCACCTGCTCGCCGAATCGAAGGACCGGATGCACTCGTTCTGGCGCGGATTCGTCCCGCCGATGGGACTCGCCCTGGTTGCGGTGGGGCTCATTATGCTGGAGCCCGATCTCGGCCAAAGTGTCGTGATCATGGGGACGACGCTCATCATGCTGTTTGTCGCGGGCACGCGCTGGTCGCATTTGGCATCCCTCTTCGGCGCGGGCGTCGTCGGATTCGCAGGACTCGTCGCCATCGCGCCCTATCGCATGGATCGCATTTACGCCTTTTTGGATCCGTGGAAGTACCCGCTGGGGAAGGGATACCAGATCATCCAGTCACTCTATGCCCTTGGATCTGGCGGCATCCTGGGGCTCGGCCTCGGACATAGCCGGCAAAAGTTTCTCTACCTGCCCGAACCTCAGACCGACTTCATCTTTTCCATCGTCGGCGAAGAGCTCGGGTTGCTCGGGACCGTCTCGGTCCTCCTGCTATTTGCGGTGCTCATTTGGCGTGGCATCCGCACGGCGCTGTACGCGCCGGACGATTTTGGAACGCTCCTTGCCACGGGCATCACCGGGATGATCGCGGTGCAGGTCCTGATCAACATCGGCGTGGTGACCGGGTCCATTCCGGCGACGGGCATCACGTTGCCGTTTATCAGCTATGGCGGATCGTCGTTGACGCTGTTGCTGAGCGGCGTTGGCATTCTGCTCAACATTTCGAAGCAGGCGGGGATGGTAGAATGA
- the mraY gene encoding phospho-N-acetylmuramoyl-pentapeptide-transferase has translation MDIQALLLTALAAFVIGVLLGPIAIPLLHRLKFGQSIREEGPKHHQSKAGTPTMGGVIILAAVVLTTLRFAFGSLDTVMMLVATVGFGLIGFADDLIKIVKKRNLGLTAKQKVILQALLTVILFVLLYREQGQEALSVHIPFTDAAVRLGYLYMLFLMLVLVGTTNAVNLTDGLDGLLSGSAIMVFAAYAVYAYWHTSYDVALYCAAMVGALAAFLVFNRHPAKVFMGDTGSLAIGGGLAMAAVLTHSELTLILFGLVFVIEALSVIIQVFSYQTFGRRVFRMSPLHHHFELGGWSEWEVVILFWLASFICAFGTLAMVSH, from the coding sequence TTGGACATTCAGGCGCTTTTGCTGACGGCGCTCGCGGCGTTCGTGATCGGCGTGCTCTTGGGGCCTATCGCCATCCCGCTTTTGCACCGCCTCAAGTTTGGTCAGTCGATTCGCGAAGAGGGGCCCAAGCACCATCAGTCGAAGGCCGGCACACCTACGATGGGCGGCGTGATCATCCTCGCTGCGGTCGTCCTGACGACGCTCCGGTTTGCGTTCGGCAGCCTGGACACGGTGATGATGCTCGTCGCTACGGTGGGGTTCGGGCTGATCGGTTTTGCGGATGATCTGATTAAAATTGTAAAGAAGCGAAACCTTGGGCTGACGGCCAAGCAGAAGGTGATCCTCCAGGCCCTCCTGACGGTCATCCTGTTTGTTCTCTTGTATCGGGAACAGGGGCAGGAAGCGCTGTCCGTGCACATCCCGTTCACCGACGCCGCCGTTCGCCTCGGCTACCTGTACATGCTGTTCCTCATGCTGGTTTTGGTGGGCACGACGAACGCGGTCAACCTCACGGATGGGCTGGACGGGCTTTTGTCGGGATCGGCCATCATGGTGTTCGCGGCGTACGCCGTATACGCGTACTGGCACACGAGTTACGACGTCGCGCTCTATTGCGCGGCCATGGTGGGGGCGCTCGCCGCGTTTCTCGTGTTCAATCGACATCCGGCGAAAGTGTTCATGGGCGACACGGGATCGCTTGCCATCGGTGGGGGGCTCGCGATGGCCGCCGTCCTGACGCACAGCGAACTGACGCTCATCCTGTTCGGCCTGGTGTTCGTCATCGAGGCTTTGTCCGTCATCATTCAGGTGTTTTCCTATCAGACGTTTGGACGGCGCGTCTTTCGCATGAGCCCGCTGCATCACCACTTCGAGCTCGGCGGTTGGTCGGAGTGGGAGGTCGTCATCCTGTTCTGGCTCGCGTCGTTCATCTGCGCCTTTGGCACGCTTGCGATGGTGTCGCACTGA